A single Phragmites australis chromosome 4, lpPhrAust1.1, whole genome shotgun sequence DNA region contains:
- the LOC133915555 gene encoding uncharacterized protein LOC133915555, translating to MYSYSLRAASSGNTGLGFALGRFGGTRGGGVAALGLVAPVAASSRGRSVSATSAANSPVPGDQGVGMEQPRQGADRENARDDMHKATRDVMTISFGEAYSTRSDDEGFGGVYGRNNPVEHPGTEIHPSHPEDYTSQGSEVKEEMARHLKDEKHAT from the exons ATGTACTCCTACTCGCTCCGGGCTGCTAGCAGCGGCAACACGGGACTCGGCTTCGCGCTCGGTCGGTTCGGCGGCACGAGAGGCGGTGGTGTCGCGGCGCTAGGCTTGGTAGCGCCCGTAGCCGCTTCGTCCCGAGGGAGGAGCGTCTCTGCGACGTCGGCCGCCAACTCGCCGGTACCCGGGGACCAGGGCGTCGGCATGGAGCAGCCACGGCAGGGCGCTGACCGGGAGAACGCCCGCGACGACATGCACAAGGCCACCCG GGACGTGATGACGATCTCGTTCGGGGAGGCGTACTCGACGCGGTCGGACGATGAGGGGTTCGGAGGGGTGTACGGAAGGAATAACCCCGTGGAGCACCCCGGCACCGAGATCCATCCGAGCCATCCCG AGGACTACACGTCGCAGGGCTCGGAGGTTAAGGAGGAGATGGCGCGCCACCTCAAGGACGAGAAGCACGCCACCTAG